The sequence GAGGTTGGGATCAGCAGCGTAGTCGGCCGCTATGTAACCCAGCATCCGTTCGACAGCGGGGCTGATGTATTCCACATGGCCTCGCTTGCGGAGGCTGAAGCGGTAGATGATGTCCGGCGCGTTTTCCGCCAGGCGCCGGAAGCGTGCCTCGCTGTCGCGCAGCGCAGTTTCGGTGCGTTTCTGCTCCGTGATATCGCGGCCCACTGAGACGATTTCGCAGGGTCGACCTGCTTGATCCCGCACCGCGTTGGCTGACCAGGCAAACCAGCGCCAGCCGTCGCAAGTCTTGCCTCGCTGCTCCAGGTAGACCCGGAAAGGCGGCTCAAGGATCTGCTCCATGGCGCGGAGCGTGGACTCGCGATCCTCCTCATGGACAAGCGGCATGAAGGGCTTGCCCAGCAAGTCCGCCTCGGCAAGACCAAACGTGCGGCAGTAAGACGGGCTTGCGAACAGGTAGTTGCCTTGCAGATCGACCTTTAGGACAAGTTCGTTCTGGTTGGTTACCAGCAGACGGTACTTTTCTTCGCTGTCCCGCAGGCGCCGCTCGACGTCCGCCCAGTCAGCGGACGTTGCCGCTGTTGCGCACCATGGGTCGGCGGCGACCGTCCTGGAACGGAGCCCCTTGTCGCCTTTATCGGCCATGCCTGTCCTCGAACTCGCCTGCTGTGCCGTTTTGGTTACATTTTTGTTTTGACCCTCAAGTATCGGTCAAAAAATGACCAGATGCTGCGATAGGCTGCACAGTTTGTCCGCATTTCAGTGACTTCAATTCGTCGGATCGATGCCCCGCAAGAGCCGAAGCACGCTGGAGAAATCAAGCCCACCGTTACCGCTGGCCGAGTGAGCGCGGTACAGCGCGCTGGCGAGAGAGCCCATGGGCAATGACACGTTCGCCTTCAACCCCGCATCCATGGCAAGACCAAGATCCTTGACGATGAGATCGGTGAGGAAGCCGCCTTCATAACCACGACTGGCCGGACTGGTCTCCATGACGCCAGGCCACGGGTTATAGACCTGAAGCGCCCAGTTATTTCCGGAGCTCGCCTTCATGATCTCCGAGACCAGTGCCGGGTCGAGGCCGTTGGCATCCGCCAGGTTCAACGCTTCGGCGGTGCCAATCATGAGTACGCCAAGCAGCATGTTGTTGCACATCTTGGCGATCTGTCCGGCACCGCTGCCGCCGGCATGAAAGACCGCCTTGCCCATGGTCTCCAGGACTGGACGGACGGTCTCCACGGCGTCGGCTGGCCCACCACAGATGAACGTAAGCGTGCCCGCCGCAGCGCCGGCGACACCGCCGGAGACAGGGGCGTCAATGAATGTCAGGCCCTGCTGCTCCGCCGCCGAAGCGACTGTACGGGCTTCGTCCGCCGAGATGGTGGAGCAGTCCACCAGCAGGGTGTTGTCGGCGACCACCTGCAGAATGCCGGCTTCTCTCAGGTATAGCCCGTGGACGTGCTTGCCGGCAGGCAACATGGAAATCACGATCTCCTGGTCGCGGGCCGCCGCCAGGGCCGAGTCCGCTGCAGTGGCGCCCTCGGCGACCAGGGTCTGCACGGGGGTTCTTTGCAGGTCGAAGACGGTAACCGCATGCCCGGCCCTGATCAGGTTGCGGGCCATGGGCGCGCCCATGTTGCCGAGACCGATGAATCCGATGCGCTTCATGACAGCTCCTCATTTTTCTGGTGATGGGGTTCCCGGGCCAGGTGGCCCAGCAGGCGAATTGCGGTATCCATATCCGTGCCCCAGGGCCGGGAGCAATTGATACGGCAACAGTCGGCGTAGCGTCGACCGGTGGAAAACAGCGTGCCGGGTGCAATCAACACCCCGGCGTTGGCGGCGTGTCGTTGAAAAGCCTCGCTATCCAGGCCGGGCACTCGCACCCAGATGACGTAACCGCCGGCAGGGTTGGTTACCTCCGTGCCTGCCGGGAAGTACTGATCCACCAGATGGACAGCGCGGCTGATGTTGGTCATGTAGCTGGCCCGAACACGCCGCAGATGTCTGTCGATGCCACCACCCTGTAGCAATTCCGTGAGTGCCCGTTGAGCAAGACCCGGCGCCGCAAGCTGGCCGGCGAACTGCAACTGGCAGAGGCGCTCGCTCAGGCGAGGTGACGACACCCAGCCCACGCGCAAGTCCGGAGCCAGGGTCTTGGAGAACGAATTGCAGTAGACGACCCGGTCCGCCTGATCGAATGCCCGGACTGGCAACGCTCGCGAGCCATCGTGGGCCAGATCGCCGTAGACATCGTCTTCGACGATAGTGAAGTTGTGGCTACCCGCCATGGAAACCAGGCGTTGCCGGTGAGATTCGGGCATGCAACTCCCTGTCGGGTTACTGTAGCTGGGTACCAGCACGCAGGCGCGAATAGGCCAGTTGTCCAGCGCCATTCGCAGTGCTTCCAGGCTGAGCCCCGTCTCCGGGTGGCTGGGTATCTCCAGTGCCTTGAGTCGATGGGCCTCCAGCACCTGCAACAGACCGTAGTAGGTGGGCGACTCGACAGCAACCAGGTCGCCCGGCGCGCAAACTGACTGCAGGGCAAGGCCAAGCGCCTGCTGGCAGCCACCGGTGATGACAATGTCGGCGGGGTCTACCGGGCAACCGTTGAGGTGCATGCGGCGGGCGATTGCCTGGCGCAGGGGTGCGTGACCCGGCGGAAAGTCATACAGGGCGTCATCCGGACCACGGCGTCGTGCAGCGCTGACCAGTGCCTTGTTGACGAGCCGCAGCGGCAACTGTTGCGCATCCGGCATGGCGGCAGCCAGCGACAGCATGCCCTCGGACTGCCCACCCCGGAGCAGTTGCAGCACTCTGTCCTGCCCGTCAATCGCCTGGGGAGAAGGGGTGATGTCTGCCTGCGGCGCGGGAAGCGATCTCTTTCGCGACGCTCGAACATAGTAGCCGGACCGCGGCCGTGCCTCGACGCGGCCAAAGGACTCCAACTGCTCCATTGCCCGCAGAACTGTGGAGACGCTCACAGAGAACTCCCGTGCAAGCCGTCGTACGCCAGGGAGTCGCTGCCCGGCCTGGTAGACCCCATCATCCATCCTCTCGGAGAGGGTATCGGTCAGGTGTTGGTAGCGTGTGCGGTGTCGATCCGGTGGCGTCATGCAACACAGTTCCAGCAGATTAGGCATAACAGATGAGTCAGACACTAATCTGTACTGGTTCAAAAATCCATATTCTGAATCTGTATTGTTTGTGGCTGGCGGGATAGGCTCACTGAACAGATCTTTGCCGGGAGTGGATGATGACCGCGGAAATGACCATCTGGAAGAACGGCGTGCTGGTGGAGCCGGCGCAGGCGGTGGTGTCGGTGCTCGATCACGGTTTATTGTATGGCGATGGCGTGTTCGAAGGTGTGCGCTATTACAGACGAACGCCGTTCCGTCTGGAGCGTCACCTGCGGCGCCTCGCCCGATCTGCCGCAGGTATCGGGCTGACAATTCCCTATGATCTGCCGGCACTGGCTGCCGCCGTGCAACAAACTGTGGATGCCGCGGACCCGGAAGACGGCTATCTGCGAATCGTGGTGACCCGGGGCGAGGGTAGCCTGGGGGTGAATCCGCAGGGCTGTGAGCGACAGACCGTGTTCATCATTGCAGCCCAACTCGCCGTTGTACCGTCGGATCGTGTCGAGCAGGGGGTGCGGGCTATCACCGCCAGCCTTCGGCGCCTGCCGCCGGATTGTCTGGATCCGCGAATCAAGAGCCTGAATTACCTCACCGGTGTGATGGCCCGTGCCGAGGCCAACAGGGCGGGTGCCGATGAAGCACTGCTGCTCAACCGCAACGGCCATGTGGTGGAGGCGAGCGTCGCCAATCTCTTCGTGGTCCGGGGTGACACACTCTGTACGCCGCCGGTCACGGATGGAGCGCTGGACGGGATTACCCGGGCAACGGTCATGGAGGTGGCGCCTGCCTGTGGTTTGCGGGTAGCAGAGCGCAGCCTGACGCTGGTGGATGTGTACGACGCTGATGAGGCGCTTCTGACCGGGACCGGAGCCGGCCTGTTGCCCCTGCGGGAAGTCGATGGTCGGTTGATCCGCACCTGCCCCGGGCCCGCATTCCGCAGCCTGCAATCGGCCTACCGAAACCTGGTGGCAGCGGAGAGCGCAGCGGCAGCGCCGCTCGCCCTTGCCTAGCCACACAAGGCTGGCGTATGGTCCTTGCGATTCCGCGACATTCCAACGGCAGCGGGTAATGGAGGGCTGTTCATGAAAATCCTGGTGCCCGTCAAACGGGTCATCGATTACAACGTCAAGGTGCGGGTCAAGGCCGATGGGTCGGGCGTTGAGACCGCCAACGTGAAAATGTCGATGAATCCCTTCGACGAAATCGCCGTGGAAGAGGCGGTGCGGCTGAAAGAGGCAGGCGCTGCCGAGGAAGTGATCATTGTCTCCCTCGGTATCCAGCAGTGCCAGGAGACCATCCGCACGGCGCTCGCCATGGGCGGTGATCGCGGCATCCTGGTGCACACCGATGCCGAACTCCAGCCCCTGGCTGTCGCAAAGCTTCTGAAGGCACTGGTTGATCGGGAGTCGCCAGAGCTGGTGATTCTGGGCAAGCAGGCCATTGATGATGACGCCAACCAGACCGGACAGATGCTCTCGGCACTGCTGGGCTGGCCCCAGGGCACGTTTGCATCCCGGGTCGAAATCGCCGATGGCGAGGCAAAGGTGACCCGTGAAATCGACGGCGGCCTGGAGACGGTCGCACTGTCGATGCCGGCGGTGATTACCGCCGATCTGCGGCTCAACGAGCCGCGTTACGCCAAGCTGCCCAACATCATGAAGGCGAAGAAAAAGCAGCTCGACGCCCTGACACCGGATGAGCTCGGCGTGGATATCGCTCCGCGCCTCAAGACCCTCAAGGTGAGCGAGCCACCGAAACGGCAGGGCGGCAGCAAGGTCGCCAGCGTCGATGAGCTGCTGCAGAAGCTGCGCAATGAAGCGAAGGTGATCTGACATGTCAGTACTGGTGATTGCGGAACACGATAACGGACAACTTGCCCCTTCCACGCTGGCGACGGTCACAGCCGCCCTCGCAATCGATGGCACGGTAGACGTCCTCGTCGCCGGTCATGGCTGCAGTGCAGTTGCAGAGCGGGCGGCGACGGTTGCGGGCGTGGCCCGGGTGCGTGTCGCCGACGCGCCGCACCTCGACCACTGGCTGGCTGAGAACCTGGCACCAGTGATCGTCGGCCTATCCGACGATTACCAGCACCTGCTGGCGCCGGCGAGCACCTTTGGCAAGAACCTCATGCCCAGGGTCGCCGCGCTGCTGGATGTGCAGCAGATCTCGGATATCACGGTGGTGGAGAGCGCCGACACCTTCGTTCGACCAATCTATGCCGGTAACGCCCTCGCCACGGTGCAGTCCACAGACTCCATCAAGGTGATCACGGTGCGCCCGACGGCTTTCGACAAGGCTGCGGCCGAGGGCGGCAGCGGTGCCGTCGAGCCCGTTGATCCGGGTGCGGATTCCGGACGCAGTCGCTTCGTGGATCAGCAACTTACCGAGTCAAGCCGGCCTGAACTCACCGCCGCAGGCGTGGTGGTTTCCGGTGGACGGGGGCTTGGCAGCGGCGAGAACTTTCGCCTGCTCGAGGAGCTTGCCGATACCCTTGGCGCGGCCATTGGCGCCTCTCGCGCGGCGGTTGATGCCGGTTACGTGCCCAACGATTACCAGGTGGGCCAGACGGGCAAGGTGGTGGCACCGGATCTCTACATCGCCATCGGCATTTCCGGCGCCATCCAGCACCTGGCAGGCATGGAGGGCTCCAAGGTCATTGTCGCCATCAACAAGGACGAAGACGCCCCCATCTTCGAGGTGGCGGATTACGGCCTGGTAGGGGACCTGTTCGAACTCGTTCCGGAGCTGACCCAGAAGCTGAAAGGTTAAGTGGTGCGTTACGGCCTTCGGCCTAACGCACCCTACGAGAGGCTTGGATCGCGCACGGGCCATCGTAGGGTGTGTTAGCGCGCAGCGCGTAACGCACCACAGCGGCGTTTCAATCAAGCACCGAGGCGTCCGTCTGCGCCACCGCATCCCCGGCCAGTACCGCTGGCAAGAGACCGCCCGCTCTCGGCAACAGCTGCTCCATGTAGAACCGCGCCGTGACGATTCTGGCCTCGTAGAAAGCCTTTTCCCCGGTACCGCTTTCCAGCGCTGTATGGGCCCGCCGCGCAGCGCGTGCCATCAGCCCACCGGCAATCACGTAACCCGCCTGCATCAGGTAGGGCACCGCTGCGGCGGCGGAAGCCGCGGGTTGTTCCCCATGGTGCGCCACGACCCAGTCCGCTGCCGTCTCAAGCCCGTTCAGCGCCGTGGAGAGGGCTTCGCACAAATGCGGTAATCCCGGAATATCCCGCAGAGCCTCGGCGTCTCCACGGAACTCATGGATAAGCGCCTTGATGGCCTCACCCCCGTCGCGATGGGTCTTGCGGCCGATCAGATCATTGCCCTGGATTGCCGTGGTGCCTTCGTAGATCGGCGTGATCCGGGCGTCGCGGAAATGCTGGGCCGCGCCGGTTTCCTCCACGTAGCCCATGCCGCCGTGCACCTGCACGCCCAGGGAGGTGAGTTCCACGGACAGTTCCGTACACCAGCCCTTGACGATGGGAATCAGCAGATCGGCCCGGGCGCCGAGCGTGGCGCGTTGGTCGCCGTCTGCCGCTTCCCGGCCCAGGTCCATGCACCATGCGGCGTAGTAGCAGAGGCAGCGCATTGCCTCCACACCGGCCTGCATGGTGAGCAGCATGCGGCGTACGTCAGGGTGGTGGATGATCGCCTGCGCTTCACTGCTGCTGGAACCCGCCGGCCGCCCCTGCACGCGGTCCCGGGCATAGGCACGGGCCTGCTGCAGGGCGCGGTCGGAGATCGACAGGCCTTCCACCCCCACCTTGTGGCGGGCCTCGTTCATCATGGTGAACATGTACACCAGCCCCTGGCCCTCCTCGCCCACCAGGTAGGCCACTGCACCGTCTTTTTCGCCGTAGGCCATGGTGCAGGTGGGGCTGCCGTGGATGCCGAGTTTATGTTCCGTGGAAACGCACTGTACGTCGTTGCGCTCGCCAGGGTCGCCACCGGCAGTGGGCACGAACTTGGGAACGATGAACAGGGAAATCCCCTTCACCCCCGGCGGTGCGTCCGGCGTACGCGCCAGCACCAGGTGAATGATGTTCTCGGCGCAGTCGTGCTCGCCCCAGGTGATGTAGATCTTCTGGCCGAAGAGCCGGTAGTGGTCACCCTCGGGTACCGCCCGCGCCCGCACCGCAGCGAGATCTGAACCCGCCTGGGGTTCGGTGAGGTTCATGGTCCCTGTCCACTCGCCACTCACCAGCCTGGGCAGATACAGCGCCTGCTGCTCGCTGGTGCCGTGGCGGTGGATGGCCTCGATGGCACCGGCGGTGAGCATGGGGCAGAGGGCAAAGGCCATGTTGGCCGCCTGCCACATCTCCTGGGTCACCGTGGCCACGCAGCCCGGAAGCCCCTGGCCGTCGAATTCCGGGGGGCAGGACAAGCCGTTCCAGCCATTCTCGACGTATTGGCGATAGGCGTCGGGGAAGCCCTCCGGTGTTGTGACCGCGCCATCGGCCAGGCGACAACCCTGCCGGTCGCCAACGCGATTCAGCGGCGCCAACACGCCACCGGCAAAGCGCCCGGCCTCTTCCAGCACCGCATCCACCAGATCGGGGCTGGCCTCGGACCATGCCGGCAGGACATGAATCGCCTCGTAGTCCAGTAGCTCCTGGAGCACGAAGCGCATGTGGCGAAGCGGTGGGTTGTAATCATGCATGGCGAGGTTCCGGTCGATGCGGCCAAGGATGGTCAGAGCATGCCAAGGGACGCGGCGACATACCACCCGGGATTGTCATGCCAAGGCGTGATACCGCGCCATGTTGACCGAGTCGTGCCTGGCGAGCCGGCTAATCGCCGGTGAACTCGCCTTGCCGCTTCTCCAGCAGGGCACGAACCGCTTCCTGATGGTCCTGTGTAGTGTGGGCGATGGCCTGGTAGGCGGCTGACAGCTCCAGCAGGCTGTCGAGACGTGTGAGCTGGGCTTCCCGCAACAATCGCTTGGTCATCCGGGTGACCTCCGGCGGGTTGACCATGATGCGTTCCGCCAGAGCCCGCGCTTCCGCCATGAGGGCGTCGCCGGGCACGACGCGATTCACGAGTCCCCATTCCAGCGCTGTCCGGGCATCCACTGGATCGCCGGTCAGCGCCATCTCGCTGGCTCGTGCAAGCCCTGCGACCCGGGGCAGGAACCAGGCGCCACCGTCGCCGGGGATGATGCCCACCTTGATGAAGCTTTCGGCAAAGATGGCGCTCTCGGCGGCCACCCGCAGATCACACATCATTGCCAGATCACAGCCAGCGCCGATGGCGGGGCCGTTGACCGCCGCGATGGCGGGGGGCTCAAGGTCGAGCATGGCCCGGGGAATGCGCTGGATACCGCGCCGGTATGCGTTGCGCACCTCGGCGGGCTTGCCGGCGAACATGTCGGTGCGGTCGCGCATGTGTTTGAGGTTGCCGCCGGATGAAAACGCCGTGCCCGCGCCGGTGAGGATGACAGCGCGGACGCTGGCGTCCCCATTGATGCGGTGAACCGCATCCTCGATGGCGTCGATCATGTCCGCCTCGGATACGGCGTTTCGGGTCTCGGGGCGGTTCATGGTCAGTGTGACCAGGTGACCATCGTTCTCGAACAGTAATGGCTCGCTCATGCTTGATCCTGTCTCAGGCCGTTTTCCCGGAGCCGGGCTCGCTGCCCAGGTGACGATACGTCTCGCGAAGGCGGTATTTCATCAGCTTGCCCGAGGGCGTCCGGGGCAGGGCGTCGGTGAATGCGACGTGGCGTGGGCACTTGTAGCCTGCCAGATGCTGCCGGCAGTGGCTGATGATCTCCTCCGGCGAGATCGACACGCCGTCCCTGGTCACGATCACCGCCGTGACCGCCTCGATGAAGCGGGCATCGGGCACGGCGACCACCGCCGCTTCGCGCACCCCGGCGAGCCGCATGAGAACGTCTTCCAGCTCTGCCGGATAGACGTTCTCGCCGCCGGTGCGGATCATGTCCTTCTTCCGGCCGGCGATGCACAGCAGGCCGTTGTCGGTGAGTCGTCCGAGATCCCCTGTATGGCACCAGCCATCGGTGAAGCTTTCGCGGTTTGCGTCCGGCCGTTGCCAATAGCCCTCGCAGACCACCGGGCCGCGAATCCAGATCTCGCCTTCCTCGCCGGGTCCGGCCTCGCTGCCGTCGTCGTTACGCAGCGAGATCTCGGTGAACGGCATGGGCCGGCCGACGCTTTCCGGGTGTGCCAGGGTCTCCTCGCCGGTGGAGCAGGCCGCAATAGGGGTGCCTTCGGTCAGGCCATAGACCTGGATGATCTCGATCCAGGGGTAGCGCTCCTGCAGCGTACGAGTAGCCCAGGGCAGCAGCGGGTCGCCGCCGGAGAGTATGCGTTTCACGCTGGACAGGTCGTAGCCCTGATGATCATCCAGCTGTGCCAGTTCGTAGATCATGAATGGAAACAGGAACAGGTCAGTCACCCGCCGGTTGGCGACGATCTCCAGCACCCGGCGTATGGAAAAGCCGCCGCTCTTCAGCACCACGGCGTGGCCACCAACGGCCAGTGCGGCGCTGGTCAGATCCTCCACCGCGCCCACGTGGTACATGGGCCCGGTCGTCATGCCCACCGTGTGTTCGTCGAGCCCCCATTGCATGGCCTGCATGGCGGTGAACCAGAGGGTATTGGCATGGCGCCAGACGGCCCCCTTGGGCCGGCCCGTAGTGCCGGAGGTGTACATCAGCATGGCCGGTGCGTCGGCGGTGGGCCTGGGGCAATCGGGCTCTTCGGCGCTACCTGCATCCAGCATGGTCCAGGCCGCGGCCCAGTCGGGCCGGGGTTCGCCGCTGTCGCTTTCCAGCGCGATGAACCGCCGTACCGGCAGGTCGTCGCGAATGCCGCCGATGGTCTCCGCGAAGGCACTATGAAAGCAGAGCACAGTACTGCCGGAATCGTTGATGGCGAAGTGCAGTTCGTCCGCCGTGAGGCGGAAGTTCAGGCGCACCGCAATGGCGCCGATGCGCATCACGGCGAGGTAGGTGGCCCAGTATTCCAGGCAGTTGTGCAGCAGAATGCCCACCCGGTCGCCGGGTTGTACGCCATCGGCAAGCAGCGCGTTTGCGTAGGCATTGACCCGGCCGCGCAGCCGGTCGTGGGTCCAGGTGTCGCCATCCTCGAAGGACACCGCGGGTCGGTCGCCGTTGATACGACGACATGGCCATTGGCTGCGTCGGGTAATGAAACCGGTTTCCATGGCAGCCCCCCTCAGCCCTCCGTAGCCCTGGCCGCGAGTGCCCGGGCAACCCGTGAGGCGGGCTGCTTGCCAAGTTGCTCGCAGATCCATCGGCCGGTGGCGGCCAGCGCGTCCATATCAACCCCGGTATCGATGTCCATGCCGTTCAGCATGTAGACCACGTCCTCCGTCGCCACGTTACCCGAGGCGCCCTTGGCGTA is a genomic window of Natronocella acetinitrilica containing:
- the ilvE gene encoding branched-chain-amino-acid transaminase gives rise to the protein MMTAEMTIWKNGVLVEPAQAVVSVLDHGLLYGDGVFEGVRYYRRTPFRLERHLRRLARSAAGIGLTIPYDLPALAAAVQQTVDAADPEDGYLRIVVTRGEGSLGVNPQGCERQTVFIIAAQLAVVPSDRVEQGVRAITASLRRLPPDCLDPRIKSLNYLTGVMARAEANRAGADEALLLNRNGHVVEASVANLFVVRGDTLCTPPVTDGALDGITRATVMEVAPACGLRVAERSLTLVDVYDADEALLTGTGAGLLPLREVDGRLIRTCPGPAFRSLQSAYRNLVAAESAAAAPLALA
- a CDS encoding acyl-CoA dehydrogenase; this encodes MHDYNPPLRHMRFVLQELLDYEAIHVLPAWSEASPDLVDAVLEEAGRFAGGVLAPLNRVGDRQGCRLADGAVTTPEGFPDAYRQYVENGWNGLSCPPEFDGQGLPGCVATVTQEMWQAANMAFALCPMLTAGAIEAIHRHGTSEQQALYLPRLVSGEWTGTMNLTEPQAGSDLAAVRARAVPEGDHYRLFGQKIYITWGEHDCAENIIHLVLARTPDAPPGVKGISLFIVPKFVPTAGGDPGERNDVQCVSTEHKLGIHGSPTCTMAYGEKDGAVAYLVGEEGQGLVYMFTMMNEARHKVGVEGLSISDRALQQARAYARDRVQGRPAGSSSSEAQAIIHHPDVRRMLLTMQAGVEAMRCLCYYAAWCMDLGREAADGDQRATLGARADLLIPIVKGWCTELSVELTSLGVQVHGGMGYVEETGAAQHFRDARITPIYEGTTAIQGNDLIGRKTHRDGGEAIKALIHEFRGDAEALRDIPGLPHLCEALSTALNGLETAADWVVAHHGEQPAASAAAAVPYLMQAGYVIAGGLMARAARRAHTALESGTGEKAFYEARIVTARFYMEQLLPRAGGLLPAVLAGDAVAQTDASVLD
- a CDS encoding PLP-dependent aminotransferase family protein, with product MTPPDRHRTRYQHLTDTLSERMDDGVYQAGQRLPGVRRLAREFSVSVSTVLRAMEQLESFGRVEARPRSGYYVRASRKRSLPAPQADITPSPQAIDGQDRVLQLLRGGQSEGMLSLAAAMPDAQQLPLRLVNKALVSAARRRGPDDALYDFPPGHAPLRQAIARRMHLNGCPVDPADIVITGGCQQALGLALQSVCAPGDLVAVESPTYYGLLQVLEAHRLKALEIPSHPETGLSLEALRMALDNWPIRACVLVPSYSNPTGSCMPESHRQRLVSMAGSHNFTIVEDDVYGDLAHDGSRALPVRAFDQADRVVYCNSFSKTLAPDLRVGWVSSPRLSERLCQLQFAGQLAAPGLAQRALTELLQGGGIDRHLRRVRASYMTNISRAVHLVDQYFPAGTEVTNPAGGYVIWVRVPGLDSEAFQRHAANAGVLIAPGTLFSTGRRYADCCRINCSRPWGTDMDTAIRLLGHLAREPHHQKNEELS
- a CDS encoding electron transfer flavoprotein subunit beta/FixA family protein, translated to MKILVPVKRVIDYNVKVRVKADGSGVETANVKMSMNPFDEIAVEEAVRLKEAGAAEEVIIVSLGIQQCQETIRTALAMGGDRGILVHTDAELQPLAVAKLLKALVDRESPELVILGKQAIDDDANQTGQMLSALLGWPQGTFASRVEIADGEAKVTREIDGGLETVALSMPAVITADLRLNEPRYAKLPNIMKAKKKQLDALTPDELGVDIAPRLKTLKVSEPPKRQGGSKVASVDELLQKLRNEAKVI
- a CDS encoding class I adenylate-forming enzyme family protein translates to METGFITRRSQWPCRRINGDRPAVSFEDGDTWTHDRLRGRVNAYANALLADGVQPGDRVGILLHNCLEYWATYLAVMRIGAIAVRLNFRLTADELHFAINDSGSTVLCFHSAFAETIGGIRDDLPVRRFIALESDSGEPRPDWAAAWTMLDAGSAEEPDCPRPTADAPAMLMYTSGTTGRPKGAVWRHANTLWFTAMQAMQWGLDEHTVGMTTGPMYHVGAVEDLTSAALAVGGHAVVLKSGGFSIRRVLEIVANRRVTDLFLFPFMIYELAQLDDHQGYDLSSVKRILSGGDPLLPWATRTLQERYPWIEIIQVYGLTEGTPIAACSTGEETLAHPESVGRPMPFTEISLRNDDGSEAGPGEEGEIWIRGPVVCEGYWQRPDANRESFTDGWCHTGDLGRLTDNGLLCIAGRKKDMIRTGGENVYPAELEDVLMRLAGVREAAVVAVPDARFIEAVTAVIVTRDGVSISPEEIISHCRQHLAGYKCPRHVAFTDALPRTPSGKLMKYRLRETYRHLGSEPGSGKTA
- a CDS encoding electron transfer flavoprotein subunit alpha/FixB family protein, with translation MSVLVIAEHDNGQLAPSTLATVTAALAIDGTVDVLVAGHGCSAVAERAATVAGVARVRVADAPHLDHWLAENLAPVIVGLSDDYQHLLAPASTFGKNLMPRVAALLDVQQISDITVVESADTFVRPIYAGNALATVQSTDSIKVITVRPTAFDKAAAEGGSGAVEPVDPGADSGRSRFVDQQLTESSRPELTAAGVVVSGGRGLGSGENFRLLEELADTLGAAIGASRAAVDAGYVPNDYQVGQTGKVVAPDLYIAIGISGAIQHLAGMEGSKVIVAINKDEDAPIFEVADYGLVGDLFELVPELTQKLKG
- a CDS encoding crotonase/enoyl-CoA hydratase family protein, whose amino-acid sequence is MSEPLLFENDGHLVTLTMNRPETRNAVSEADMIDAIEDAVHRINGDASVRAVILTGAGTAFSSGGNLKHMRDRTDMFAGKPAEVRNAYRRGIQRIPRAMLDLEPPAIAAVNGPAIGAGCDLAMMCDLRVAAESAIFAESFIKVGIIPGDGGAWFLPRVAGLARASEMALTGDPVDARTALEWGLVNRVVPGDALMAEARALAERIMVNPPEVTRMTKRLLREAQLTRLDSLLELSAAYQAIAHTTQDHQEAVRALLEKRQGEFTGD
- the mmsB gene encoding 3-hydroxyisobutyrate dehydrogenase, yielding MKRIGFIGLGNMGAPMARNLIRAGHAVTVFDLQRTPVQTLVAEGATAADSALAAARDQEIVISMLPAGKHVHGLYLREAGILQVVADNTLLVDCSTISADEARTVASAAEQQGLTFIDAPVSGGVAGAAAGTLTFICGGPADAVETVRPVLETMGKAVFHAGGSGAGQIAKMCNNMLLGVLMIGTAEALNLADANGLDPALVSEIMKASSGNNWALQVYNPWPGVMETSPASRGYEGGFLTDLIVKDLGLAMDAGLKANVSLPMGSLASALYRAHSASGNGGLDFSSVLRLLRGIDPTN